The genome window AGAGCCTCCAGCAAATCTCTGCCttgtttaatttaatttgatATTTCTTAACCAGGAAGTTGAACTACATCTATTTTACAACTGAGACCTGGCAGCGTAACCTAAGCATGCTTCACACATTGATCCTTAAGGATACTGCTCAATAGCTAATTGTCCTTCAGTGTGCATGCCCAGACACAGGATGAAGACAGTGGTTAATAAAgttgcttttctgttttctcaAGGAGTAGTTTGAGACACTTGAAGTGTCTCCAGATCCTTTCATGTATATGTTGCCTTTTATTGTCACACAGAACCTGGTCAAACTGCTGCCAGAAGCCGAGCAGCTGAAGGTCCTGGGAGAAATGAAGGAGGAATACGACGACCTGGCTGAGTCCGAGCAGTTTGGAGTAGTGGTGAGAAAACATGCACACAAATAAAATATCACttcattttgttttttgtaaGCATGTCCCAGCTGACCATTGCAGGGAAATCAGTGTAATGAGGCATAGACAAAGCTGAAATACTGATATAGAGTCAATCATTTCGACACAGAATACTTCATGCTGCTAAACACAGACTTCTTTGTTCAACTGTGGTAGATGTGAGTAATGGATGAAATCCCCTTCAGCCACACACACAAGCGCATCATCTGTGTTGGGTAAAAACACATCAGGAGTCCCTCTTTTCTCTCTTCAGATGTCCGGCATAAAGCGGCTGATGCCACGGCTTCAGGCCATCCTGTTCAGGCTGCAGTTCGAGGAGCAGATGAACAACATCAAGCCAGATGTGGTGTCTGTGACAGCGGCCTGCGAGGAGCTGAGTAAGAGCCAGTCCTTCACCAAGCTGCTGGAGATCATCCTCCTCGTAGGGAACTACATGAACGCTGGCTCCCGCAATGGGAAGGCATTTGGCTTCTCCATATCATACCTGTGCAAGGTAGGGAGGTTTAGACTTAGtacacacaaactcacacacacacatgcattgagTGGACTGGAAAGGCCATCAGTCTTACTTTTCTTGTATTTCTTGAAGACCAACTAGAAATGCTAGTAAATTACATAACACTGGGTCTCATACGCGTAAAGCCTTCTCTTAACTGGGCCTTACCTGCAGTGTAAACACGACGACAGTATGAAGTGGAATCAATTCATCATTCATGTCTTTGGTTTCACTTATTTTCATCATAACATTATTGTGTGCCCTCCACAAGTGTCATATTATTCCATGTCATGCAGGTGTACCATAGTCCATAACAAACAAAGGTCTCCCCCTTTGTATTTCAATATAAGCTATATGTATGTAGTATTGGAGATAGAGTTATATATGTACACATGGCACTACAACTCGTTTATCAGTACAGTGATGCTACACCAACTTAGTGGACCAACAGTGATGTCTACACTGTATGTATATAATGTGTTTTAACTACttctataaaaaaaaacactgacAGTTGTGCAGACATGAAATACTTTTGATGAATTGTTATTTCACGGTGCCATTTTTAAATCAATCATTCTCCCAATCAGCTTCGTGACACCAAAACAGCTGATCTGAAGCAGACACTGCTCCATTTCCTGGCTGACGTGTGCCAGGAGCAGTACCCAGATATCATGGGCTTTGCAGACGAGCTCGTCCATGTGGAAAAGGCCAGCAGAGGTACACGGGTCATTTAACTGATCTCTATCCATCACTACATAGCATCATCCATGAAGAGCCCTGAATACGCATTACAATCATTTGAACGAGTGCATTGTGCTCTCATTGTCATAGTCATTTGACAAACCAACAGTCCATGATGAGCAGTGTATGTACGTGCTCCGTGTCAATAATGTTTCCCTGCAGTTTCGGCAGAGACACTCCAGAAGAACCTTGAGCTCATGGGCCGTCAGATCAAGACACTGGAGAAAGATCTGGAAACCTTCCCTCCTCCACAAAACGACAAGGACCTGTTTGTGGAGAAGATGGCAATATCCTCTTTATTTAAATGACATATTTCATAGTAATCAAGTTATTCAGTAATTACATAAAACAGTCTGTTTATAAAAGCATTAAAGCAAAAGATCCCGTCATTATAAATGATTGTCATGGCTTGTTAGCATACAGAGATATATGTTGTATATTCCTTAACATCGTGTTTCCACATTTTTGTGAGTTCTGCCCATGAGCAGCATGAGAAGCTGGATCTGCTGCACAAGAATATGGAGAAGCAGTACACCGACCTGGGACAGTACTTTGTCTTTGACCCGAGAAAAATCTCAGTGGAGGAATTCTTTGGAGACCTCAAcacctttaaaaacatgttccaGGTGTGTTTGATCTAACTCAAGCTTGATCTGCCGCTGTGGTTCTCAACCAAATCCAGCTCTTGCACATAGAGTTCAAGGACATACACACAAGTGGAGTCAACAAGAAAATAGATGAAAGAGGAAAGGATGGAAGACTGAATGTCACATCAATAAGAGAAAAAAGGCCATGTGTTTGTATTGACAATAATAAAGAATGAGAGCGGCAGTTTACACATCAACTGTGAATGTGCCGTTTGAAAGGGCTCCCGCAGGAGGTGACCTGTTTTACCGGTTAATATGGATAACTGCCATTCCCTGAGTTTGAAGTTATGTTTACACACAGGCATCAATCAGAGCCATCGTTCAGCTGTCTTTGAGTTTTTGTTCTAAAAATCACTTTCATACTTTTCACACTTGTCCTCACCACACCCCAAACTCAATGTAAGCACAGacactgcttttaattgaactattcatatcttaaactgcactgtaacttttatccatgtatttttccttttaatgtttattttattagcttttattttgtaatgcttaatatttttcattgtttgtaaagcactttgaatcgccttgcgttgaaaagtgctatataaataaacttgccttgccttgcctttataCCCTTTCTGTGTGTTTCCCCACCAGCAAGCAGTAAAGGAGAATCAGAAGAGGAAGGAGGCTGAAGAGAAGATCAAGAGGGCCAAACTGGCCAGGGAAAAGgcagagaaggagaaggaggagaaacTCAAGAAGAACCAGCATCTCGACATCAACACAGGTCACACTTGCTTTATCCTTCCTGTGTCTGAGAGAAAGAGAAGCACTCCCTGTTTCTCAGTTTGCATTTCCCTCAGACTCCAGTTGGGGGCAGTCAGAGTCCACACTTCAGTGgaatatgtgtgtgcgtgtgtctttgtgtgtgtgtgtgtgtgtgtgaatgcagaACCATCAGTATTTATAGACCGTAGTTAATCTAATATTGATGACCTGTGTTTGCAATTAAAACAGGCTCCTCCGATACAAGCAGGATGCATATAAGGATCCGTGCGACCTCTGTTCACTCCTCTGGTGAACCGGGGATTTGCTGGCATAAAGGAGAACTGACAGAACGTCTAAATCTCTTTATCGcaggaaaacacattttcacTCTTCTATGAGATGCTCTTATCCTGAAATAAAGGCCAGCAGCATATTGTCCCATgtaacacacgcacgcgcacacacacacacacacacacacacacacacacacacacacacacacacacacacacacacacacacacacacacacacacacacactctctcactttcTCATCCCCGTATACACACAGTTAACACTCAAATCCTGCCTTGCAGACACACATTACTGCACAGGCACTTTTCCCCTTCTCTCAGACTGACCTAGTTTCAGAACATTCCTCCTCTCGTGACTCCAGTCCTGTTCCCCTGGGACTTCACAGTCAAAATGAGCTCCAGCCTAAGTTCACTTAGTTTATAAgtgtttgtatttgtgttaCAAACGATGCCTTTTTTTTTGCGAGTGTTTCTGTTTTGCTTTGCTTATGTGTTAGAGAACCCTTGTTTCGGCCAAAGAGTTCTCTGCATCTTTTCAGTGAACCTCTTTTACAAAAAGTAGTCCTGGCCTTCCTCCTGGTTCTCCATGTTCCAGCTGGCTTCTCCTCTCTATTTTGCTTTTGTTCCATTACTCCTTCTTTTTCCCCCTTTCCCTCCCCCGTGTCCATTTAAAGGGCTCTTAAAGAAACAGCAAGCACAGAGGCCCCACTTGGAATATTTGTTCTCAGTGTTTAACGTACATCGCTGACATTTTGGGGTAGAAAGTGAAGTAGTCAAATGTCCTGTTCAGCATGCACGAATGGAACATGATACGGCTTcaaacatgtgtgtgttgttCATGAGCGTTAGTGGGCGAGAGATCATTTACATACAGGTGGCATATTTGGTTGCCCCCTGTAGCCCGGAGTCATtcaatacccccccccccccctattcaAATTCAACCACGAGCAAATGTTGGCATACACACACCTGGCCTTTGTCTTGTATTTGCGTGTACCATCACACTGGATGGCTTTTACACAAAGGTTGTTTAACAGCAGCTTTACTTTCTCACACCAACAACGTCCTTGTTCCCTTTTTATCTTCCATTCCCCACTCACATACCCTCACTATCTGCTCAATTCTCTGAATGTTCCTCTCTCTCACTTTCTGTCTCTGTGTACACCATCCCAGTCGTTGGGTACACCCTAGAAGGTCAGTGTGTGTTTGCACTTTGTGGCCTTGTCATTCCTATGCGAGTCAGACAGGGCTCTTTCTGCTCGTGATCTAGGCATGTGATGATAGTTATTGTGAATAACAGAAACCTCAGATTCTTTCTAGATTATAACGTATTGAATCTTCTGATCAACATATCATTTACTGCCTTTCCTTGGCTTTATTTGGCCCTCGTCAAACATAGCTGAGGCTCCAGGGAACCAGACTGACACACCCAACATCTCACACTCGTTCTCTAGTTTGATCTGATAAATCCTGCATGCTGCTATAATGAAACATCTATTACTGGCTGTCATCCTTGGGACAATGCCAGACTACTTGGCAACTGGCTTTTCCTGGTTTCTGCAGCTAGGTGTCAGTGTTGTCTGTAAAAGGTTAAGGCTTTTATGCACGTGATAAagggtgtgtgcatgtgtggtcACACTCCCACACAGATGCTGTTATGGGAACTGCCACACGGAGTGCTCGTGCTCCACACAGAGAGTGAGTAAAGGACGTAGTGTGGGGGAGGGAAGGGAGTAGAACAGCAGATGCTCTCCTGAGGATTAGACTGTGTTGTAaagaggggaggagaggagaaaagcacatgaagagagagagagacagagagaggatgAGATAGGATAAGCCTGAGTAGCCTGTCTCACTGGGAAAGAGAGACACCATCATGGCACATTAGGAATATAGACATTCTTCCCCCCATGAACACTGTCTTTTCATCCAGAATTGTTTCCCTTCTCTCTGCTTTTCTTTCTGCCGTAGTTGCTACTAAAATATTGCATGTATATCTTCACATGTTATTGTGTGAACGTCCTTTAGGGGTGCTACTGCTCCACACGACATGTTGTCCTCCTCACACAAGAGATTTAAAGAGACATCTTTAAGAGCTCATGATCTAACCCAATTACACAAATGAATCCGTCTTATGTTCTTATTTGCTGCAGCTCATGTAATACCTGGCCGTTTGTATCCCGCACTAGAggagtgtgtgtggagtgtgtgtgcatgcgtgtccTACTCCCAATCCATGCATGTGTTGCACTGAGTCTTCCAACACAGTTTCAGaggccatttcaatgttaatGGCGTATTGATTCTGCATGATAACACCATGAACTGGATATCTGTCCCTCGTGTATTATCTAAAGGTGGTTTAATGCATCAAGTGTTATCCCCCCCATTATGAGCCCTTTGCTATCCTCGAACAAACCAAACATTgttaagcttttttttttttaaatctatatGGCTTCATGAAACCCTGTTGCCCGAGGCCACACTCACACAAAAACACTAAAGAGCTCCATGCATATGCTATACCGTGCACTGGCCTAGGACATTCTAATTTTAGTCAGGAGTTCACTCTGGCTTCAATAAGACTTCTTTATTCACAGCCAGGTCATTGTTTGGGCCCTCAATCGCCTCCAGTGCATCTTCACAAAcaggtttgtgtgtctgtgtgctacCACCAGTATTTAAGCTAACCATGTGGTTAGTTTGAGTGGAAATGTGCCAGATGTGCTTTCCCGGAAGGAGAACAACATGGCCTACATCCCTCTGATCTATGTGTGCAGTGGCAGAGCATGGACAGggcggggtgtgtgtgtgcagttgcAGAGCATGGACAGGAAGGGGTGTATGTGAGCtgtggagtgtgtgtgagagagactttctctcatgtgACAGGCGAGAGAGACCACAGACCATCTGCTTCATGGCTTACTGCAGGATtacatattgtgtgtgtgtgtgtgtgtgtgtgtgtgtgtgtgtgtgtgtgtgtgtgtgtgtgtgtgtgtgtgtgtgtgtgtgtgtgtgtgtgtgtgtgtgtgtgtgtgtgtgtgtgtgtgtgtgtgtgtgtgtgtgtgtgtgtgtgtgtgtgtgtgtg of Pseudochaenichthys georgianus chromosome 10, fPseGeo1.2, whole genome shotgun sequence contains these proteins:
- the LOC139434538 gene encoding protein diaphanous homolog 1, whose product is MDEGALCCEGQCGVKDVHTVNNKHQRNTVGHSVVRSGTRTQLVSKKEQDGGDEKKTTQKKKVKELKILDSKTSQNLSIFLGSFRLPYVEMKNAIFEVNEKVITESMLQNLVKLLPEAEQLKVLGEMKEEYDDLAESEQFGVVMSGIKRLMPRLQAILFRLQFEEQMNNIKPDVVSVTAACEELSKSQSFTKLLEIILLVGNYMNAGSRNGKAFGFSISYLCKLRDTKTADLKQTLLHFLADVCQEQYPDIMGFADELVHVEKASRVSAETLQKNLELMGRQIKTLEKDLETFPPPQNDKDLFVEKMAIFVSSAHEQHEKLDLLHKNMEKQYTDLGQYFVFDPRKISVEEFFGDLNTFKNMFQQAVKENQKRKEAEEKIKRAKLAREKAEKEKEEKLKKNQHLDINTDGDETGIMDGLLEALQSGAAFRRKRGPRQAANHRRAGHAVTSILAKELMQEDTPPSSQLPAKKKKSEEKEEPKLEGAESLEELLEATLSRSN